From Pseudomonas sp. G2-4:
CACCCTCAACCAGTTCCGCCGCTTCACCGGCCGTGCCGAAGGCTTGTCCATCAGCTTCGAAGCGCACTTGCTGGGCTCCAAGATCGAATATGACGAAGAAGCCGGCACACTGATCATCAAGGGTTTGCCCACGTCGCTGACCGACCAGCTCAAGCGGCGTAATTGATGCTCGGTAGGGTGCTGAAGAAGTTTCTGCTGATTCTGCTGGTGGTGGTGACGTACCAGAACTGGGGCAAGATCGAGCGGGTGTTCAACCCGTCGCAGGGGGTTTCCGAGCAGGTCCGGACCAATGCCCGCGTCGTGCTGTATGCCACCGACTGGTGCGGCTACTGCAAGGCCACCCGTCGGTTCCTGGATGAGAAAGGCGTGCCGTTTCGCGAGTTCGATATCGAGAAAGATGCCCAGGCGCGCAAGGCCTACGAGGCGCTGGGCGGCCGGGGGATTCCGATCCTCGACGTGAATGGCACGTTGATGCGTGGGTTTGAGCCGGAGAATATTCTCAAGGCGTTGTCCGCCATCTGATCCCCCCCTTGTGGGAGCGAGCTTGCTCGCGATGGTGGCGGCACATTCAACATCACTGGCCCAGGCGGACCGCCATCGCGAGCAAGCTCGCTCCCACAGGTCATTCGTTGCTCAGCGCGCCTCGATCCGAAACCCAAACCGCGGGAAGTGCACATGCACCACTGCGCCACGCTCGTCTTCACGGCGCAGGACCAGTTCTTCACGGCCGGCAAACAGCAACTCGCCGATCACAGGGTCGACGCCATAGTCAGTCGCGGCAATCGATACCTGTTGCCCCTTCGTAAACCCGTTCGGCTCTTCGAATGCCTCATCCGGCAGCGCCTGCGGTGTTGCGTTGCGGGCCACTTCCAAGGCTTCTTCGGAACTCATCGCGTTCGACGCACCATGGCCGAAACCCAACACCCGCGCCAACCAGGTCGAGATGGCCGGGTAAGCGTCCACCAGCGGCGAAGTCACCGGCGTGCCCTTGAGGAACCACAACGAGTGGGCCATGGCGAAGTCGGCAATCGAGGGGTCACCCAACAGGAAGTCACCTTCCTCGCGCTGCAACTGTTGCTCAAGGCGCGCCATGATCGTCGGCCACTGGTGCCGGGCCTGCTCGGCCGACAGACGCGTGGTCGTGCCGCCACTGAACAACCCGGCGCGGTCGGCGATGAATGCCTTGATCGCTTCAGGCGGTAGCTTGGCAAAACGCACCGCCACCGATTCAGGCTGGAACACCAGGCTCACCGCATGCTGGAACACCACCGAATCGGCCCACGCCGCAAAAGACGCCGCGATCATTTCCCGGCCTTCGGGGAACAGCGCCGGCGAGGCTTTTTCCTGTTCCAGTCGGCGGGCAATCAGGGACGTGTCGCAATACACATCCGCACCAATCTGCAATACCGGAGTCTTGCGGTAGCCGCCCGTCAGGGCCGTCAGGTCGGGCTTGGGCATCATTGGCGGAATATGCACCGAACGCCAGGACAACCCCTTGAAACCCAACAACAGGCGGGCTTTTTCCGCGAAGGGAGACGTCGGGTAATGATGAAGAATCAGCTCTGACATGGGATTCGCCACTGCGGGGAGGAAGTCCCGCAGCTTAGCGCGCCATGGACGGGCGGCCTACCCTCCTGATGAGGGCCTATCAGTCTGGTTGATGAGGCAGCGCAGCACTCGCCACCAGGCATTCCTTGGCGCTTTTGCGGAGCTTTTTGATCAGCCGCTCCTGGCGCAGGGCTTCGCCCTTGTCGCGGCAAGCTTCGGTGTACACCAACGCCACCGCCGGGCTGGAGAGAAAGAAACGCGCGCCCTTGCCGCTTTGATGCTTGGCGAAACGCCGTACCGGGTCATCACTGATGCCGCAGTACAGCGAGCCGTTGGCGGCCCGTACCAGGTAGACGAACCAGGGTTTGCCCGGTTCGCTCGCGGTTTGCACAGGCGGATCGGCAGATAGGTTGGCGATGGTCACGGCATGTTCAACGGGCGGAAGGAAACAAGCCGCGATCTTATCAGCGACTGGCCTGGAATGCCCGCAGCCCCTTGAGGGCCTGGGCCCTGACGGCGTTGCGCACCAGCGGCGTCCAGCCCAGCAACAACCCTTTGGTGCCCAACGCCTGCCGGGACCAGCGCCACAGATCAAAGCTGTCATGGTGCTCGCAGATCTTGTCGTCGCGAAAAACGAAGCGCGCCTGAATGTCATTGATCACGATGTTGCCGGTCTGGCTGAACAGATAAGTCGCCACCCAATGGGCACCACCGGTACGCTCATCGCTGCGCACGTTATCGAAGGTCAGGGAAAAGTCCTTGGCCCGTGTGGTGAGCATGCGCCACATGTCGCCGGCATCGCGCCCGCGCAGCTCGCCGAACGCCGGGTCGCTGAACACCACGTCATCGGTGTAGCAGGCGCTCATGGCTTCGGCGTCCAGGCGCTGGAAGGCCTGGTAGAACCGGGTGATCACGGCGTTGTGGGCATCACTCATGGGCAGACTCCGAAAATTCGCTTCAATAGACCTGCACGATAATCTGCCGTCGCGGGGAACACTACCGTCATTCGCCATGAAAATGACATCAGCTAAGAGGAGGGACTCTTTCGCTGCTGACCCCAACGTACAACGTCCGGCCGGCTCCGATGCCCGCGATGATCGCTCCCAGGCCTACCAAGCCGAAGATCCAGCCCAGGGCATTCCAGCCGCCGGTCAGGTCGTGGACCACGCCCACCGCGAATGGCCCCAGGGACGCCAGCGTATAACCGAAGCCCTGGGCCATGCCGGAAAGGTTCGCGGCCACATGGGCGTCCCGCGAGCGCAGCACGATCAGCGTCAACGCCAGGCTGAACGCCGCGCCCTGCCCCAGGCCCAGCAAGATGGCCCAGCCCCACAGGCCCTCGATGGGTGCATAAAGGCAACCGAACAACCCGCCAAGGGCCATGAGCATGACGATCACAATGGCCAGGCGCTGGTCCTTGCCCCGCGTTGCCAGCCAGGGCGCCGCGAGGGAACTGATCAACTGCACGATGACCGAAACGGACAGCACGAGCCCGGCCTGGGTCGGGGTCAGGCCACGTCCGATCAGGATCGAAGGCAGCCAGCCGAACACGATGTAGGCCAGGGACGATTGCAGCCCCATGTACAACGTCACCTGCCAGGCGAGGGGATCACGCAACAAGCCGCGGACCCGATACGCCACTTGATGAGCACCGTGTTTCTGGCCCACTTGCGGCAACCAGAATACCGCCGCCAACAGTGCCGGAATCGCCCAGAAACCCAGGCCCAGGGCCCAACGCTGGTCCAGGTGCTCGCTCAACGGCACCGTCGCCCCGGCGGCCATCGCCGCGCCCAGGCACAGGGCCATGGTGTAGACACCGGTCATGGTACCGGCCTGTTTGGCGAAGTCGCGCTTGACGATACCCGGCAACAACACGCCGATCACGCCAATGCTCGCCCCGGCCAGGATACTGCCGGCGAACAGGCCGACCTGGCCGAAAGAGCTGCGCAAAATGATCCCGGCAGCCAGCGTCAGCAAGATCCCCAGCACCACGCGCTCGGCACCAAAGCGCCGCGCAAGCACCGGCGCCAGCGGCGCGAACAGGCCCAGGCACAGCACGGGCAGCGTCGTCAGCAAACCGGCCTGGGCAGCCGAAAGGCCCAGGCTTTTTGAAACGTCGCTGAGCAGCGGCGCCATGCTCGACAGCGCCGGACGCAGGTTCAGTGCCACCAGGATCAACCCGAGCAGCAATAACCAGGGCCGACACACCAACGGCGGCCGCTGCTGGGCCTGCTCGTCGTCGGCTTCGGCGTCGATCAACAGTTCTTCGAGTTCGGCGGCGCGCTTGGGCGTCGTCGAGGGAGTACGGTCAAGCAAATCGTGGGACATGGAAAGCTCGGGTTCAGGGTTCATTGATCAACTGCCGGCACAGGGCCTTGGCCCGTTGCGCATCCTGCCGTTCGACGGCGTCGAGGATTTCGCCGTGCAGGTCGAACACATGTTGATGACGAGGAACGATGTTGAGGCTCTGGCGCAATTGCGCGCCGATCACACTGGAAAAATAGCGATACAACTCGCTGAGGGCCGGGTTGTGCGCGGCGTCCACCAAGCGGCGGTGGAAGGCCAGGTCGCAAGCGATGTATTGCTCCAGGTCGCCGTGGTAATGCTCGCCACTGGCTTTAAGTGCCTGGCGCAAGGCCCGTAAATCTTCATCGGTGCGCCGCAGCGCGGCCAGGCCGATGGCCTCGACTTCGAGGATATGCCGGGTTTCCCGAGCCTGCTCCAACGAACAGCGAGACAGCACCTTGAGCGTATCCAGCGGGTCCACCGTCGCTCGCACGTAACTGCCGTCACCCTGGCGAATCTCGATCAACCCGGAAAACGCCAGCACGCGCATGGCTTCACGCACGGTGTTGCGGCTGATGCCCAGCTCGGCCACCAACTCGGGCTCGGTGGGCAACCTTTGCCCCACGACCCACACGCCATCACTGATGCGCTGGCGCAGTTGGTCCAGGGCTTGATCGACCAAGGAACGCTTAATCAATGGAGAAATGTCTGACATGGAACCCATCCTTTCATCCAATCATAGGATGAATTTTCTGACATGTTAGTCAGCTTCATGTGGGACGGCAACCGCCTACGGTCAGTGGGAGGGAAAAGAAACAGGATTTTCGATTAGTCAAAATTACCCTTTAAGGGTAATTTTAAGCGCAAGGGCAACGGTTTCTTATGGAAAAGAGCACACCCCATTACGACCTGGCGGCGATACAGGCAGATGTCAGGCAGCTTAAAGGGAAAGCTTTCACCAGCACTGCGAAGAACACTGCTCGGACGCTCGGTTTAAACGTCTCGGACATGCAGCAGATCATCCATGGGCTTGAGCGAAAACAGTTCTACAAATCGATGACCACCTATGACGATCATCGAGTCTGGCATGACGTCTACCACGCCAATTCACACGGTCTGCAGATTTACCTGAAGGTGACGTACCGCCCCAGCGGAGGCCCACCGGTAATTTCCTTCAAGGAGAAAAACTCATGAAACACCAGCAATGCTTCAGCTGTGGTGCCCCGGAAGGTATGTTGCATTTCGAAGGTCGCGGCGAAACCATGAGCGTCAAGGGACTGGAACGCCGGGTCGATGACTTGTCTGGCTGGGAATGTCAGATGTGCGGCGAAGTCGAGCTCGATGCAAGCTGCTCGGATCGCTACGACCACGCAGGTGATGAGCTGGTCAACGCGGCCAGGCGAATGATCGGCGAAGAGATCAAACGTGTCCGGCGCAAACTGCATCTATCGCAAAAGGAAGCGGTACTGCTGCTATCGGGCGGTGGACACAATGCGTTTTCCCGCTACGAGCGCGGCGAGGTAGTGCCACCCAAGGCGTTGATCTTGCTGATGCGCCTGCTTGATCGCTATCCGCATTTGCTTGCCGATGTCCATGCCTTCGCTGAAGACGCAGACTTGCGGCAATTCAAAACGACGGTGCACAAGGAACACGAGACCCTCACGGCTTGCTGAGCGGCCCATTAAAAACAAACCCGGACAAGTCCGGGTTTATTTCACCGCCTAAGACCGGATCAATGCAGGATCTGGCTCAGGAACAGCTTGGTGCGGTCGTTCTGCGGGTTGTCGAAGAAGTCGTTCGGTGCGGCCTGTTCGACGATTTCACCCTTGTCCATGAAGATCACACGGTTGGCCACGGTGCGGGCAAAGCCCATTTCATGGGTCACGCACAGCATGGTCATGCCGTCTTCAGCCAGGCCGATCATGGTGTCGAGTACTTCCTTCACCATTTCCGGGTCGAGGGCCGAGGTCGGCTCATCGAACAGCATGATTTTCGGTTTCATGCACAGGGCACGGGCGATGGCCACACGTTGCTGCTGACCGCCGGAGAGCTGGCCCGGATACTTGTTCGCCTGCTCTGGAATGCGAACGCGTTCCAGGTAGTGCATGGCGATTTCCTCGGCCTTGCGCTTAGGCATCTTGCGCACCCACATCGGCGCCAGGGTGCAGTTCTGCAGGATGGTCAAGTGCGGGAACAGGTTGAAGTGCTGGAACACCATGCCGACTTCACGGCGGATCGCTTCGATCTGCTTGAGGTCGTTGGTCAGTTCCACCCCATCGACCACGATGCGCCCCTGCTGGTGTTCTTCCAGGCGGTTGAGGCAGCGGATGGTGGTGGACTTGCCGGAACCCGACGGGCCGCACAGCACGATACGCTCGCCCTGCTTGACGTTCAGGTTGATGTCTTTCAACACGTGGAACTGGCCGTACCACTTGTTCACGCCCTGCATCTGAATAATGCCTTCAGGGCTCACAGGCTGTTTGATCGCTTCACTCATGAGTCAACTCCTAACGCTTGTGGCCAGTGTCCAGCTTGCGTTCCAAATGCATGGAATAGCGGGACATACCAAAACAGAAAATCCAGAACACCAAGGCGGCGAACACATAGCCTTCGGTGGCCATGCCCAGCCATTTCGGGTCGGCGGCAGCTTGTTTCACGCTGTTGAGCAAGTCGAACAGGCCGATGATGATCACCAGGCTCGTGTCCTTGAACAACGCGATAAAAGTGTTGACGATGCCCGGAATCACCATCTTCAAGGCTTGCGGCAGAATCACCAGACCCATGCTGCGCCAGTAACCCAGCCCCATTGCTGCAGCCGCTTCGTACTGGCCCTTGGGAATGGCTTGCAGGCCGCCGCGCACCACTTCAGCCACATAGGCCGACTGGAACAGGATTACCCCGATCAGCGCTCGCAACAGCTTGTCGAAGTTCATGCCTTCGGGCAGGAACAGCGGCAGCATCACCGACGACATGAACAGCACCGTGATCAACGGCACACCGCGCCAGAACTCGATGAAGGTCACGCAGACCACGCGGATAGCCGGCATGTTCGAGCGACGGCCCAGCGCCAGGACGATACCCAGCGGCAAGGCTCCGGCAATACCGACGGTGGCGATCACCAAGGTCAGCATCAGGCCGCCCCACTGGCTGGTCGACACGGTGGTCAGGCCGAACACACCACCGTGCAGCAGGCACCAGGCGATGATGGGATACAGTACCAGGAAGCTCAGGCCGTAGATCGCCTTGCGCGGGAAGCGCGAGATGAACAACGGTGCCACGCCGATGACCGCCAGCCACACGGTCAGGTCCACGCGCCAGCGCAGGTCCGTCGGGTAGTAGCCGTACATGAACTGGCCGAAGCGCTGCTGGATGAACACCCAGCAGGCGCCCTCCTTGGTGCAGTCAGCCTGAGTGGTGCCGACCCAGTTGGCATCGAGAATCGCCCAGCTGAGGATCGGTGGAACCACGAGGTAAATCAGGTAGAACGCGAACAACGTCAGCAAGGTGTTGAGCCAGCTGGAGAACATGTTCGCGCGCATCCACGCCACCACGCCGATGCTACTGCTCGGTGGGGGCATGTCGGGTTTGAAAGTATGGGATGTCATGCGCTTTTCCTCACCGCTCGATCAGCGCAATGCGCTTGTTGTACCAGTTCATCAGCAGGGAAATGCTGATACTGATCGCCAGGTACACGCTCATGGTGATGGCAATAACTTCAATCGCCTGCCCGGTCTGGTTGAGAACCGTACCGGCAAACAGCGAAACCATTTCCGGATAACCGATACCGGCCGCCAGCGAGGAGTTCTTCGCCAGGTTCAGGTATTGGCTGGTGAGCGGTGGAATGATCACGCGCAGGGCTTGCGGAATGATCACCTTGCGCAAGGTCGGACCGTTGCGCAGGCCCAGGGAATGGGCCGCTTCGGTCTGGCCGTGGCTAACCGACTTGATGCCCGAACGCACGATCTCGGCGATGAACGCCGCGGTGTACACCGTCAGCGCCAGGGTCAATGCCAGCAATTCGGGAATCAATACCCAGCCACCGACAAAGTTGAAGCCCTTGATTTCTGGCATTTCCCAGTGCACAGGCGCGCCGAAGACCAGGGCGCAGAGCGCCGGGATCACCAGGAACAGCGCCAGGCCCACCCAGAACTTATGGAACGGCTGACCCGTGGCTTCGAAACGCTTGTTGGCCCAACGAGTCATCAGCACGATGGCGACAATCGCCAGCACAACACTGACCACGAACGGCCAGAACCCTTCTGCTATCAATGCCGCCGGCATGTTCAGGCCCCGGCTACTGACAAAGAAGGTGTCGCCGAAGTTATGGGCGGCGCGCGGCCCCGGCATGGTCAGGAATACCGCGAAGTACCAGAACAGGATCTGCAGCAGCGGCGGGATGTTACGGAAAACCTCCACGTAGACCGTTGCGACTTTGGCGATGATCCAGTTCTTCGACAGTCGGGCCACGCCGACTATGAAACCGAGAATCGTCGCCAGGATCACGCCGATGAACGTCACCAGCAGTGTGTTGAGCAGCCCGATGACGAAGACGCGGGCATAGCTGTCCGCTTCGCTGTAGTCGATCAGGGTTTGAGCGATGCCGAACCCGGCGCTGCGCTCCAGAAAGCTGAAACCGGAGGTAATACCCCGGTGCTCCAGGTTGGTTTGCGTGTTGTCGAACAGAAACCAGCCTAGCGAGACCACCGCCACTATGGTGACGATCTGAAATACCCAGGCACGCACTCGTGGATCGCTGAGGCTGAGCCTCTGCTTAGGTGCGCCGATTGAATTTTGCATGAAGTGCCCCGCAAAGAATGGAACAGAACATCACCCGGTGGT
This genomic window contains:
- a CDS encoding FadR/GntR family transcriptional regulator codes for the protein MSDISPLIKRSLVDQALDQLRQRISDGVWVVGQRLPTEPELVAELGISRNTVREAMRVLAFSGLIEIRQGDGSYVRATVDPLDTLKVLSRCSLEQARETRHILEVEAIGLAALRRTDEDLRALRQALKASGEHYHGDLEQYIACDLAFHRRLVDAAHNPALSELYRYFSSVIGAQLRQSLNIVPRHQHVFDLHGEILDAVERQDAQRAKALCRQLINEP
- a CDS encoding type II toxin-antitoxin system MqsR family toxin, translating into MEKSTPHYDLAAIQADVRQLKGKAFTSTAKNTARTLGLNVSDMQQIIHGLERKQFYKSMTTYDDHRVWHDVYHANSHGLQIYLKVTYRPSGGPPVISFKEKNS
- a CDS encoding CynX/NimT family MFS transporter — encoded protein: MSHDLLDRTPSTTPKRAAELEELLIDAEADDEQAQQRPPLVCRPWLLLLGLILVALNLRPALSSMAPLLSDVSKSLGLSAAQAGLLTTLPVLCLGLFAPLAPVLARRFGAERVVLGILLTLAAGIILRSSFGQVGLFAGSILAGASIGVIGVLLPGIVKRDFAKQAGTMTGVYTMALCLGAAMAAGATVPLSEHLDQRWALGLGFWAIPALLAAVFWLPQVGQKHGAHQVAYRVRGLLRDPLAWQVTLYMGLQSSLAYIVFGWLPSILIGRGLTPTQAGLVLSVSVIVQLISSLAAPWLATRGKDQRLAIVIVMLMALGGLFGCLYAPIEGLWGWAILLGLGQGAAFSLALTLIVLRSRDAHVAANLSGMAQGFGYTLASLGPFAVGVVHDLTGGWNALGWIFGLVGLGAIIAGIGAGRTLYVGVSSERVPPLS
- a CDS encoding GIY-YIG nuclease family protein, encoding MTIANLSADPPVQTASEPGKPWFVYLVRAANGSLYCGISDDPVRRFAKHQSGKGARFFLSSPAVALVYTEACRDKGEALRQERLIKKLRKSAKECLVASAALPHQPD
- a CDS encoding amino acid ABC transporter permease, which encodes MQNSIGAPKQRLSLSDPRVRAWVFQIVTIVAVVSLGWFLFDNTQTNLEHRGITSGFSFLERSAGFGIAQTLIDYSEADSYARVFVIGLLNTLLVTFIGVILATILGFIVGVARLSKNWIIAKVATVYVEVFRNIPPLLQILFWYFAVFLTMPGPRAAHNFGDTFFVSSRGLNMPAALIAEGFWPFVVSVVLAIVAIVLMTRWANKRFEATGQPFHKFWVGLALFLVIPALCALVFGAPVHWEMPEIKGFNFVGGWVLIPELLALTLALTVYTAAFIAEIVRSGIKSVSHGQTEAAHSLGLRNGPTLRKVIIPQALRVIIPPLTSQYLNLAKNSSLAAGIGYPEMVSLFAGTVLNQTGQAIEVIAITMSVYLAISISISLLMNWYNKRIALIER
- a CDS encoding glutathione S-transferase family protein, with product MSELILHHYPTSPFAEKARLLLGFKGLSWRSVHIPPMMPKPDLTALTGGYRKTPVLQIGADVYCDTSLIARRLEQEKASPALFPEGREMIAASFAAWADSVVFQHAVSLVFQPESVAVRFAKLPPEAIKAFIADRAGLFSGGTTTRLSAEQARHQWPTIMARLEQQLQREEGDFLLGDPSIADFAMAHSLWFLKGTPVTSPLVDAYPAISTWLARVLGFGHGASNAMSSEEALEVARNATPQALPDEAFEEPNGFTKGQQVSIAATDYGVDPVIGELLFAGREELVLRREDERGAVVHVHFPRFGFRIEAR
- a CDS encoding nuclear transport factor 2 family protein encodes the protein MSDAHNAVITRFYQAFQRLDAEAMSACYTDDVVFSDPAFGELRGRDAGDMWRMLTTRAKDFSLTFDNVRSDERTGGAHWVATYLFSQTGNIVINDIQARFVFRDDKICEHHDSFDLWRWSRQALGTKGLLLGWTPLVRNAVRAQALKGLRAFQASR
- a CDS encoding glutaredoxin family protein; protein product: MLGRVLKKFLLILLVVVTYQNWGKIERVFNPSQGVSEQVRTNARVVLYATDWCGYCKATRRFLDEKGVPFREFDIEKDAQARKAYEALGGRGIPILDVNGTLMRGFEPENILKALSAI
- a CDS encoding type II toxin-antitoxin system MqsA family antitoxin — protein: MKHQQCFSCGAPEGMLHFEGRGETMSVKGLERRVDDLSGWECQMCGEVELDASCSDRYDHAGDELVNAARRMIGEEIKRVRRKLHLSQKEAVLLLSGGGHNAFSRYERGEVVPPKALILLMRLLDRYPHLLADVHAFAEDADLRQFKTTVHKEHETLTAC
- a CDS encoding amino acid ABC transporter permease, with the protein product MTSHTFKPDMPPPSSSIGVVAWMRANMFSSWLNTLLTLFAFYLIYLVVPPILSWAILDANWVGTTQADCTKEGACWVFIQQRFGQFMYGYYPTDLRWRVDLTVWLAVIGVAPLFISRFPRKAIYGLSFLVLYPIIAWCLLHGGVFGLTTVSTSQWGGLMLTLVIATVGIAGALPLGIVLALGRRSNMPAIRVVCVTFIEFWRGVPLITVLFMSSVMLPLFLPEGMNFDKLLRALIGVILFQSAYVAEVVRGGLQAIPKGQYEAAAAMGLGYWRSMGLVILPQALKMVIPGIVNTFIALFKDTSLVIIIGLFDLLNSVKQAAADPKWLGMATEGYVFAALVFWIFCFGMSRYSMHLERKLDTGHKR
- a CDS encoding amino acid ABC transporter ATP-binding protein; translated protein: MSEAIKQPVSPEGIIQMQGVNKWYGQFHVLKDINLNVKQGERIVLCGPSGSGKSTTIRCLNRLEEHQQGRIVVDGVELTNDLKQIEAIRREVGMVFQHFNLFPHLTILQNCTLAPMWVRKMPKRKAEEIAMHYLERVRIPEQANKYPGQLSGGQQQRVAIARALCMKPKIMLFDEPTSALDPEMVKEVLDTMIGLAEDGMTMLCVTHEMGFARTVANRVIFMDKGEIVEQAAPNDFFDNPQNDRTKLFLSQILH